TTTACATTTTTCTATCATATGTATATGATGTCAACCCCTCTTcttaattaatatatagggtaatttgtgaaattgacctTAAATTTTAAATGTCTAAACAACTCATTTGATTCGTATTTAATATTGCATCCTGTATAATATGTTTCGAAAACACAATAAGTGATTTCCGAACAACATGaacaatcattttcattttttggtgAATGATCAAATCTTACcaaaaatagatcaaccatatTGAGATTTAACATAGTGATGAGTCACACTTTGGTTAATTTTATATGGAATGACCCATAATGAACAATAAGAGTCAAGCACAAGCAACATAACTTGTATAACGatttaactttgaaaacatttttttttcagatttaaaaGATCCTCTTGGTACAACGATACCCTGTATGAGGCCTcgaacaaaataaaacacactattttgaaaatatgaattataatagATAAATTACAAGACAAAATAATTTCCCTTCAAGGCCACCTCCACAACAAACAATAATACTAATAATCCATTCAATTACTGTAGGAATCCCTTTCCTTCTTTTAATCTCTATTTGGACAACCTTCATACCAAATTTCACCAAATTCTGAGGGGgatgagtaatttttttttgagtttgttGATTACATATGGAATGACCCATAACGTACAATAAGAGTCAAGGACAATGTTTATATCCTTCAAAAAACTcgagatattttttatagactAGCATGACAATAAAATAGTTATAACAAATaagcaaacaaaatttatttgttttttagtgtaGTAGCCCACACAGTGTATCTGTTAATATCTGAATACTACAAAGGTCTAGATAAACAAATTTCCAcacattcaattaaaaattatttgaccaCATCTATGTTCTATCAGCCACATAAATAAATagcaataaaatttaaatgtacAGTGCAGAAAAAGTGTTATTACTGGCTTAGAATTGCTTATGAATATAACAAATGAGCCTGAAAGTAAcagacaacaaagaaaacaaaatttaggtTTAGGGATACCTCAGTGAAAATTCTtagaatttaaatttgaaaatttgtttattttgtttttcaattttttatctagCTCCTCCTTTTTATTAAGCCGGGCACAGCATTTTGAGCTTTTCAAGCATCAGTAGTAAATTAAATATCTTTGTAGAGAATAGAAGCTAGCACAATGAGACTACACCATTATTTTCTATGAGATTCCCTCTATAAATGAAGCCCATACAACATTTTCTCTAAATCAAGCACTAATgccataaaattataattttattaaaaaaattgaataaagtgCCCTTTTTAAGGCATCCTTTTACAATGAAGGAATCAAATACCTTATGTAATAATTTCTATACTATAAGATATAGTATAATACTTACATATGCCAGAATATGAAATCTGAAATAAGTCtccttaattttttataaatttttgaaaatgaaaatttttctattttttcaaagtttgaagCTCAATATCTCTGGTGAGTCAAAAGGTTATAAGagtaataacataaaaaatgtcaaaatgaaaattaataaaataaaagctaaCTCATTTTAAACGTTGGAAAGTAagtaaatagtttttattctataaaattcCAACGCTACACAGTTTTGGGAAAATAAACcatgtttttcttttcaattataaaaaattactggttaatgataaaaatattcacttcaATTGCACATGTagatactgaacacactgttcacaccaccactacaccaacactcacaattacactgtttaatACGCGTTTCAATGACGAAGTtaccatcttcagagactgtttaCTTTCAGTCACTACAGTAGTAGTGTTGTAAACAGTGTAATCAATATGAATACCACCAACAGTTCCAAATATCCCAACTAAGTTGCACAtgtagagaaataaaaaatgaacaaattttcaaGTTACATACTAGGACATTATAATTTTCACAGTGGTATCCCTAACCTAAATCTTGTTTTGTCTGCTACTTTCATGGTCATATGAAGCAAATATGTTGAACTAtcgaaacaacaacaaaaattaataaacatatgAAGAATGGAGTAAAGATTCTACCATGCACAAATGAAAAATACCTGCAAAGGTAAACTCTTAGTAGTCATGTGTGTTGGCATTTGAAATGCTGGTATAGGAGAATTCTGACGAGGGTACACATAATTTCTTCGTGATTCTGGGGTTCCGTGCTACAAAAATAGATTGCAGGAGCATGTGATAATAGGAAAACTATGTCTAGTCTGACAGATTAATTATAAACATGCAAATTTACCTGCATTGGAATATACTCATTTTGAGCACTGTTAGGATGTTTCTGAGTGTTCTGTATGATTCTATGCTTTCCTCTTGGATCTTCCCATGTTGTGGTTTTggtataatgattgatataataacTGTAATAAATGATTATCTTTAACTGAAATATACATTAAGATATACTCACAGTTTTCCTGTTGCTGCGTCTCTTCTACAATCCCATCCTGGAGGTAATGGATTTTGTAGTTCGGCCATTTcgtataatttaattaaactttAATAACTTCTCACATATATGCTTTGCATATATGTTTGTattgattatttgattttatgaCATATGTCACCTGTCAAATAAAGTTGGGAGGTGAACTAACCGTTTTTAcatataaacattaattttcaaacatttaacAATATTTGTCAAATTAATGAGATAATGAACTAATACGTgatatagttttaaaataattccatTGGTATACGAACAATcgtatttgtaataaaaatgtagaTGTCGATAAAGAAGTTGCATCGCCATCTTGtaattttccatttccaaaaCTTACAACTTGtgttagttgaaaaactaaaatccTAGTGTGTTTTCAGTAGTGTTTGTTAAAATCtagtaattttcaatttgattggCGGTAAATAATGGAAACCCAAGGCGTTGGTGTAGATAATGAAAATGACAATGAGGATCTTCTGAAAATAAATAGAGACCAACGCGATTCTGGAATACAAATTATTCCGGTTCAGCTGATACAATCTTCATCTGAAGTTACTGTACATTCTAAAgggaaatattataaacaaaccTATCGCCCGGCTTGGGAACTTATGCCCGAATTTAAAggtaatttgtttttgttgtgtTGCACTATTTGTCCTAACAATgattaccaaaaattttgttcTGAAATATTATACGTTATAGGATGGCTTAGAGGAGTGGAAGGCGAACCTACCAGGGCATATTGTATGTATTGTCATAAAAATTTACATGCACATAGACTTAgtcttttaaaacatatatgTACCATTAGGCATCAGAAAGCAGCTCAAATGCATAAAGTTCGAAAGGTAATTAAAtctgattaataataaaatttgtttaaactttTTAATCGTCCTAGAATAAAGAATTGAACATGAAAGAAGACTCATTAGAAAATGAAGATGACCGGGAACTTTCTAATGATGAAGATATAGAAATTGACaacgaagaagaagaatatgagGATAGAtctcaattaaaaaattcattttcagaAGGTGCTGTTGAAAAagtaactaataataattttattaacaacacATAATTACCTTTTCACACTTTTTAGGATTCTGAAAAACCCATTATTGAAAAGCCTCCGATATCTACCCAAGTCACTGATATGACCAAAGGGAAACCTATATCTGGACTACAAGTTAGCTTGTACAAGCTCATTGATGGCCGATGGACTTTTATAAATGAAGGAATAACTAACTCTGCaggaaaatttttccaatttattgatAGGACTGATTTTACTACGGGAAGATACAAATTGCATTACGATGTTGATAGATATTTTGAAGCTAAAAAACAAGATACCATGTATCCCTTTATTGAGGTAAatctataaatattatttaacttgCATTGTAAATTTTCTGAGTGAATGATAAATCAtggattaaaattacaaaattatatggTAAAATTGCTAATCAAATTTTCCAGCATTCCTTAgtaaatgattataaaatattttgtcatgCTGATTTGAATTATTACTGTTTAGTGAATTTACTAAATTGTTTTGCTTTAAAACTTCCTACACATTAGATtaccaaagaaatttttaacagaGAAAGAAAGAATATGATGTtatggaaacaacagtaatcaACAAAAGGGAAGAAGAACTTAAAAGACCGAGAGAAAGATAACAGATTCAAATACAGGAGGGAAAAAGGAGAGCAAAGAAAACcgaaaaaatagagaaataactGGAGAAGGAAAATACAGTGAGAcacataaaagcacaaagacaCAACACTGAGAAGAAAAACAACTGAAATTATCAGAAGAATAATGCAATGGAccccattgtggccaaggagaagaggcAGATCGAGTaagacttggagaaacgaaatagaagaGGTAATAAGAGCACTAAATATAGAAAAGTGGAGGGCAATATGCTGGAACtgaaaggaatggaaaataataacaagcAGCTATAAcctataaagaaaacaaaatttgaaaacgaggagtaatcaaCCTCAAAAAGGGATTTTAAGGTGATGTAAGGATAGCTATAATCAGAAGGTTTGAAAATcttgatgataatgatgaagaaagaacaacatcaaaaaaatataaaatgatattgaGCATCACGGAACAgaattttttcttcctctttttcttgtTATCACCTCTTGGAAATCTTCACTTTCATAGAAGGGTAGCTGCCTGCTTTAGATAATAACACACACTAACACACCACCACACAACACTATAATGaaacccaaaaaaaaaaataaaagataaaatagacaaaaaataagagaagaaaAGGCAAAAcgcagtaaaatatttttctcgctttctttttttgttgacttttgGTTAGGTTGCTGGAATGGGTTCCTTTGACAGATGTCTCTATAGATATTGGATAGAAACTCCCTTATACCGGAAGGTGGGTGAGCCTTCGCTACAGGACTGACCCTGGGAGGTGATAAACCCTTTCTCTCATAAAAGGTTTTTAGTTGAAAGGAATAGggtttatatttgaagataaaacttgataaaatcctttatataaaaaaattcggtGTGGGTTTGATTTTTGTCACATCTCTTGACAAAATAGAATGACATACTGGCTCACAGTACTGTCCATGGTACATACAGTCGCCAGTAACTCATTGCAATAGTGACACTTGGCGCCTCACTCGGAATTTGTTAGTACTAAGGATGTGACACTATTATATCCTGTAAATATATCTTaatgtcaattttaattttttttttttgagatgtGGCACTATTGAAATAGGAGTGGGATATATCAATAATTGAGACACTATAGTGTAACAACAAAATGTATTAGATGTAAAACCTCGTTTACATGctagaaaaataacttttgtgGTCATGAATCATGTTATCTCTCAAGTTCTAAACAGGaatgaatgataaaatttgattctCTACCAATATTAATTATTGCTTGTAAGCAAAATCCGTTCTAGGTACAGTGATGATTCTTAATATAGATTACATGTTTCAACTAACTTAGATATCGTTTGTAAACTGTTTCCAGGACGGTCTTTTTCAATACTCGGTTGATAGCAAGTACCATTACCAGAACCATGTGTAGCCGAAGATCGTTTCCTGGGCAGTCTTTTCAATACTTTGTTGATCGtgcagaaaatatctataaacgctCCCAAGAACTGTTTGATTATCAGGTTGGAACAAACTCtaaaatttcctgaaatttCTTTTGGGTTTCAAATTGCTGACATAAAGGATCATTACCTGAGAAATATTAGTTATTctgttacttttattttttatttagaaaatattaaactgtataagattttttaaaaactttttttaaatggagAGAAATTCTCTTAAGTTTCAAGGTTCAGTTtgagaagataaaaaatattttattttagaggTGTGTTTCTACAACAGTATGAATTGagtatatttgttataaaaattaattatgataAACTTTCTTCAAAGTTAACAAAATGACATATTTGTTCACAGATTATATTTGATGCAAACTTATTTCGTGATTGTTATCATATTCCACTGCTACTTAGTCCCCATGGATACACCACTTACCGAGGATcctaaattttattcaaattaattttaaataatattttgtgaattaaaatatttgtaataaattatgattaaattatttaatgtttttattttggtgTAAATTGTAAGAAGACCAATTTTCCAAATCAATAGTGATCATAGTATTAACATTATCATAGTATTTcttataacataaaatattcataaagttCAAAACTATCAAagattattcattatttaaaaacaaaaaaactccGTTCTTAGTGGTTAAGgattaagtaaaaatataaacctCACCTGCAATTTCTGGAGCATAAATGATACATATTGTGATACAAGTGCAAAAatcatttcatattattaaagTTTCCACATGTGTtgcacactatacttttgtAGGGAATATTGCACTAGCATGAAATtaagtttataaaacaaataagtaaaataaatgagatataattatttaaacataaaatatattttgtataaaacgtttattaaaaattttttgtagttaGGTAGGAAAAATTCACCAATGACTTTTCAATCTTTCAACAACAGctttaatgaaatttgaatgacTAGCATATAAATCAATGTTTTGGTCAATATCCATCCATTGTATGTTTTGTGCATCATCCCCTGCTGTTAGATTTAATTTCCCAACATGAGAACCATCTTCATCGTGGAAATTATAAGCTACTGTTTCCATCCAAGCATTATCAGTATTCCTTGGATCATCTACATAACCCTCATAAATTACAActccatttttgaaaaaatttcttatcatcTTTTCATCCGCCTCAGCTTGTTCTTTGGATACTTGTAAACTATTTAAAGCTTCTTCCCGAAATTCTCGTTGTACAGTTTCACTCacctataataaaatattcgtttACTAACAATATACTACAAAtctcttttttatattcaaataggATCTTCCAAATATTGGAGAAACTATTTTCTGAC
The window above is part of the Diorhabda sublineata isolate icDioSubl1.1 chromosome 3, icDioSubl1.1, whole genome shotgun sequence genome. Proteins encoded here:
- the LOC130441351 gene encoding uncharacterized protein LOC130441351; protein product: METQGVGVDNENDNEDLLKINRDQRDSGIQIIPVQLIQSSSEVTVHSKGKYYKQTYRPAWELMPEFKGWLRGVEGEPTRAYCMYCHKNLHAHRLSLLKHICTIRHQKAAQMHKVRKNKELNMKEDSLENEDDRELSNDEDIEIDNEEEEYEDRSQLKNSFSEGAVEKDSEKPIIEKPPISTQVTDMTKGKPISGLQVSLYKLIDGRWTFINEGITNSAGKFFQFIDRTDFTTGRYKLHYDVDRYFEAKKQDTMYPFIEIIFDANLFRDCYHIPLLLSPHGYTTYRGS